A window of Pirellulales bacterium contains these coding sequences:
- a CDS encoding histidine phosphatase family protein — MGRMMGQVLRVLGAIVAGVVTTFLLAVAVEIGALYCSLLDSSSLPMRIGLMRHFPVDVELPRGWKSIAELMAWRERYDASLPQVGQFDLGGGGWQACLASDMPRTRLTAQAVYAGEIETTPLLREPQFEAFRTGGLRLPILAWRTLLWMTWTTGHRSQRTCRDDFRGRLRTVADRLCAAECDTLVVSHAGMMAYLAAELRRRGFVGPRFRLARYATVYEFMSGQGAGSRGQ; from the coding sequence GTGGGGAGAATGATGGGGCAGGTGCTGCGCGTGCTTGGTGCGATCGTGGCCGGCGTGGTGACGACGTTTCTGCTGGCGGTGGCCGTTGAAATCGGCGCCTTATATTGTTCGCTCCTCGACAGTTCATCGTTGCCCATGCGTATCGGCTTGATGCGGCATTTTCCGGTGGATGTGGAGCTGCCGCGCGGCTGGAAGAGCATCGCGGAACTGATGGCGTGGCGCGAGCGGTACGATGCCTCGCTGCCGCAGGTGGGACAATTCGACCTGGGGGGCGGCGGCTGGCAGGCCTGCCTGGCGAGCGACATGCCGCGCACGCGACTCACCGCCCAGGCGGTTTACGCCGGCGAGATCGAGACGACCCCGCTGCTGCGCGAACCGCAGTTCGAGGCGTTTCGCACGGGCGGGCTGCGGCTGCCGATTCTCGCCTGGCGGACGCTCTTGTGGATGACCTGGACGACTGGACACCGTTCGCAACGGACCTGCCGCGACGATTTTCGCGGGCGACTGCGCACCGTGGCCGATCGCTTGTGCGCGGCCGAATGCGATACGCTCGTCGTTTCGCATGCCGGCATGATGGCCTACCTCGCCGCGGAGCTGCGCCGGCGTGGATTCGTCGGACCGCGGTTTCGACTCGCCCGCTATGCGACGGTGTATGAGTTTATGAGTGGACAGGGGGCAGGGAGTAGGGGGCAGTGA
- a CDS encoding site-specific DNA-methyltransferase: MKDLFPEAFVEGQIDFDRLRNALGDFVGEGRERYGLSWAGKADAIRAIQAPSIGTLVPCPEESVNFDTTENLFIEGDNLEVLKLLQKSYYGKVKMIYIDPPYNTGGEFIYPDNFQEGLADYLRYSGQVGEGGVRLSTNPETSGRYHSKWLDMMYPRLFLARNLLRQDGVIFVSIDDHEIQNLRLLMDEVFGGENFVATLIWQKVYSPKNTAKHFSEDHDYVLVFARDADHWRPVLLPRSEEANARYSNPDNDERGDWKPGDMTARNYYSEGQYEVTSPGGKNFNPPRGRYWVVNQERFEELNADRRIWWGEDGLNMPALKRFLTEVKQGMVPQTLWLYADVGHTQEAKKELVKYAQFTETENVLNSVKPTRLIQRMLQIATQPKESDIVLDFFAGSAATGHAVLNQNVADEGNRRFILVQLPEPLPKPEPGLKTIFDLGAVRLRNATKEITSDANGKLDGLNSADVLPLLGFRKLKLTSSNFKIWDGTGEATAAELEKQLGLFADHVLPDRTEQDVLYELMLKAGLPLTAAIEQKAVAGQKVYAIADGLLAICLANPISQECLRGIMELAPQRVICLDAAFGGNDQLKTNTVLEMKSHGIEFRTV, encoded by the coding sequence TTGAAAGATTTGTTCCCCGAGGCTTTTGTCGAAGGGCAGATTGACTTCGACCGGCTGCGGAATGCTCTTGGCGACTTCGTCGGCGAAGGACGGGAACGGTACGGGCTTTCGTGGGCTGGCAAAGCAGATGCCATTCGGGCGATTCAAGCACCGAGCATCGGCACGCTCGTCCCCTGCCCAGAGGAGTCGGTCAACTTCGACACGACCGAGAATCTGTTCATCGAGGGGGACAATCTCGAAGTGCTGAAGCTCTTGCAGAAGAGCTACTACGGCAAGGTCAAGATGATTTACATCGACCCGCCATACAACACGGGAGGCGAATTCATCTATCCCGACAACTTTCAAGAAGGACTCGCGGATTACCTGCGATATTCCGGACAAGTTGGCGAGGGAGGCGTCCGACTATCTACCAATCCTGAAACGTCGGGCCGTTACCACTCCAAGTGGCTCGACATGATGTATCCACGGCTCTTCCTTGCACGCAACTTGCTTCGACAAGACGGTGTCATTTTTGTTTCCATTGATGACCATGAGATTCAGAACTTGCGATTACTCATGGACGAAGTTTTTGGTGGCGAAAACTTTGTTGCAACTCTGATTTGGCAGAAAGTCTACTCACCAAAGAACACTGCAAAGCACTTCTCGGAAGACCACGACTACGTTTTAGTTTTTGCACGCGACGCTGACCATTGGCGACCGGTACTGCTTCCCCGAAGCGAAGAAGCCAACGCTCGATATAGCAATCCCGATAATGACGAAAGAGGCGATTGGAAGCCGGGCGACATGACTGCCCGTAATTACTATTCAGAAGGTCAATACGAGGTCACCAGTCCGGGCGGTAAGAACTTCAATCCTCCACGCGGAAGATACTGGGTCGTTAACCAAGAGCGATTTGAGGAGTTGAATGCCGACAGACGAATTTGGTGGGGTGAAGACGGTTTGAACATGCCTGCCCTCAAACGTTTCTTGACTGAGGTCAAGCAGGGTATGGTTCCCCAGACATTGTGGCTGTATGCCGATGTTGGCCACACCCAAGAAGCGAAGAAGGAACTTGTGAAATATGCCCAGTTCACCGAAACAGAAAACGTATTGAACTCCGTAAAGCCGACCCGGCTCATTCAGCGAATGCTTCAGATTGCCACGCAGCCGAAAGAATCCGACATTGTCCTAGACTTCTTCGCCGGAAGTGCAGCAACGGGGCATGCAGTTCTCAATCAGAATGTCGCCGACGAAGGCAACCGCCGGTTTATTCTTGTCCAACTCCCTGAACCATTGCCAAAGCCGGAACCGGGCCTGAAAACCATTTTTGACTTGGGTGCGGTTCGCCTCCGAAATGCCACAAAGGAAATTACTTCCGACGCGAATGGCAAGCTCGACGGACTCAATTCTGCCGACGTGCTCCCGCTGCTCGGCTTTCGCAAGCTCAAGCTCACTTCCAGTAACTTCAAGATTTGGGACGGCACCGGCGAAGCTACTGCCGCCGAGTTAGAAAAGCAGCTTGGGCTTTTTGCCGACCACGTACTGCCCGACCGCACGGAGCAAGACGTTCTCTACGAACTCATGCTCAAGGCAGGGCTGCCACTGACAGCCGCAATCGAGCAGAAGGCAGTCGCGGGTCAGAAAGTTTACGCGATTGCCGATGGCCTGTTAGCTATCTGCTTGGCCAATCCAATCTCGCAGGAATGTCTTCGCGGCATCATGGAACTGGCACCGCAACGAGTCATTTGTCTCGACGCTGCCTTCGGCGGCAACGACCAACTCAAAACCAACACCGTGCTCGAAATGAAATCCCACGGCATCGAATTCCGCACCGTGTGA
- a CDS encoding fatty acid desaturase: MLRHTVSDVAVSLGDLSPRELKSILARYRGGSTFRSLSQLLSTLLLFTLGWLAMWWSFEFSYAWTLLLAIPTAGFAVRLFILQHDCGHGSFFHSMTANRLVGNMLGVLTLTPYECWRRQHAAHHATSGQLDHRGIGDIRTMTVTEYQLASRWQRFVYRLYRHPVVLFGVGPFLHFAILQRFTGSLPRHWRKERWSVHQTNLAILALVLLMAWLVGPWTLAALHLPIVLLAGSCGVWLFYIQHQFDPTYWEHDDQWEHATAAIAGSSHLALPAPLAWLTANIGLHHIHHLDSRIANYSLAACYRAHAQLQTAQRLTLRSSLACTRLKLWDERSGRLVGFADVVLPARQTARGTQVVEERST, from the coding sequence TTGCTCCGTCACACCGTTTCAGACGTCGCGGTCTCCCTGGGCGATCTCTCGCCACGCGAACTCAAGTCGATCTTGGCCCGTTACCGTGGGGGGAGCACTTTCCGCAGCCTGTCGCAACTGTTGAGCACGCTCTTGCTTTTCACGCTGGGCTGGCTGGCGATGTGGTGGAGTTTCGAGTTCAGCTATGCCTGGACTTTGTTGCTGGCGATCCCCACAGCAGGCTTCGCCGTGCGACTTTTCATCCTGCAACACGATTGCGGCCACGGATCATTCTTTCATTCGATGACCGCAAATCGCCTGGTCGGAAATATGTTGGGAGTCTTGACGCTCACGCCGTACGAGTGCTGGCGACGACAACACGCCGCACATCACGCGACAAGCGGGCAACTAGATCATCGCGGCATCGGCGATATTCGCACCATGACCGTGACGGAGTATCAACTTGCCTCGCGCTGGCAACGCTTTGTTTATCGTCTCTATCGTCATCCGGTCGTTTTGTTCGGGGTGGGCCCTTTCTTGCATTTTGCAATACTGCAGCGTTTCACCGGGAGCCTGCCGCGCCATTGGCGCAAGGAACGGTGGAGCGTTCATCAGACCAACCTGGCGATCCTGGCTCTCGTCTTGCTGATGGCGTGGCTCGTCGGCCCCTGGACCCTGGCCGCTCTCCATTTGCCCATCGTGTTGCTCGCAGGCTCGTGTGGAGTCTGGCTGTTCTACATCCAGCACCAGTTCGATCCGACCTATTGGGAGCATGACGACCAGTGGGAGCATGCCACGGCCGCAATCGCGGGGAGCTCGCACCTGGCGTTGCCCGCCCCGCTGGCCTGGCTGACTGCCAATATCGGCTTGCACCACATCCACCATCTCGATAGCCGCATTGCCAATTATTCGCTGGCAGCGTGCTATCGAGCGCACGCCCAGCTTCAAACGGCGCAGCGGCTGACTCTTCGCTCCTCGCTGGCCTGCACGCGATTGAAGCTGTGGGATGAACGATCCGGGCGACTCGTCGGCTTCGCCGACGTGGTCTTGCCCGCACGCCAAACCGCCCGTGGAACGCAAGTCGTCGAGGAAAGATCAACATGA
- a CDS encoding cold shock domain-containing protein produces the protein MSQGTIKKLTDKGFGFIQGEHGELFFHHSSVEGAPFESLHEGQSVQYTEGRGPKGPRAESVRAL, from the coding sequence GTGTCGCAAGGTACTATCAAGAAATTGACGGACAAGGGTTTCGGGTTCATCCAAGGAGAGCACGGCGAGCTCTTCTTTCATCACTCGTCGGTCGAGGGTGCTCCGTTCGAAAGCCTTCACGAGGGACAGTCGGTGCAATACACCGAAGGACGCGGCCCCAAAGGCCCCCGTGCCGAGAGTGTTCGCGCTCTCTAG
- a CDS encoding enterobactin esterase: MLILILLSFVGAALAAERAKPPVRDPHTPGFVEATELPDGEVPPVDANGNFIIGPTHTPSPLMKQRPGVPEGKIFKLTMESRDSKIYPGIAREKGTYGTADPNDPSKMIVTTSGPAPYTRSVTVYVPQQYKPGTEAPFIVGADGPDRMLFAALDNLIHEKKVPAMIAISIGNGSGDAQGSQRGLEYDTMSGLYAEFVESEVLPLVERECQVKLTKDPDGRATMGCSSGGSCALIMAWYRPDLYHRVLTYSGTYVNQQWPHDPETPHGAWGFHEKIIAESPVKPLRIWLEISDQDLLNPNAMLDGMHDWVVANERMAQVLAEKGYEYQFVFARNAFHCDAGVKQQTLPAALEWLWQGFTAKRGK; encoded by the coding sequence GTGCTGATCTTGATTCTCTTGTCGTTTGTCGGCGCTGCGTTGGCCGCCGAGCGGGCAAAACCTCCCGTGCGCGATCCGCACACGCCGGGGTTCGTCGAGGCGACGGAATTGCCCGATGGCGAGGTGCCGCCGGTCGACGCGAACGGCAATTTCATCATCGGCCCGACGCATACGCCGTCTCCCTTGATGAAGCAGCGGCCGGGTGTGCCCGAGGGGAAGATTTTCAAGCTCACGATGGAATCGCGCGACAGCAAGATCTATCCCGGCATCGCGCGCGAGAAAGGGACATACGGTACGGCCGACCCGAACGACCCCTCGAAGATGATCGTCACAACGAGCGGGCCGGCGCCGTACACGCGGAGCGTGACGGTGTACGTGCCACAGCAGTACAAGCCTGGCACCGAGGCGCCGTTCATCGTCGGAGCCGACGGACCGGATCGCATGCTCTTCGCAGCGCTCGACAATCTCATCCATGAGAAGAAAGTGCCGGCCATGATCGCCATCTCGATCGGCAATGGCAGCGGCGACGCGCAGGGGAGTCAGCGCGGGCTCGAATACGACACCATGTCGGGCCTGTACGCCGAGTTCGTCGAGAGCGAAGTGCTGCCGCTCGTCGAGCGCGAGTGCCAGGTGAAGCTGACCAAGGATCCCGACGGACGGGCCACGATGGGGTGCAGTTCCGGAGGATCGTGCGCCCTCATCATGGCGTGGTACCGGCCCGACCTTTATCACCGCGTGCTGACCTACTCGGGCACGTACGTGAACCAGCAGTGGCCGCACGATCCCGAGACGCCACACGGCGCGTGGGGCTTTCACGAGAAGATCATCGCCGAAAGCCCGGTGAAACCGCTACGGATTTGGCTCGAGATCAGCGATCAGGATCTGTTGAACCCGAACGCGATGCTCGACGGCATGCACGACTGGGTCGTGGCGAACGAGCGGATGGCCCAGGTGCTGGCCGAGAAAGGGTATGAATATCAGTTCGTCTTCGCGCGAAACGCCTTCCACTGCGACGCGGGAGTGAAACAGCAGACGCTGCCGGCGGCGCTCGAGTGGCTCTGGCAGGGATTTACCGCGAAGAGAGGAAAGTAG
- a CDS encoding methyltransferase domain-containing protein: MTDHNDWNDRYREGFLPWDTGRPSSELQLVLERYGIRPCRVLDVGCGTGTNSVWLAQQGFDITGIDVAPLAIEQAEKRAHESGVQVRFTVADVFDLPELGAPFEFFFDRGCYHAVRRNDPSKYAPSIAARLSLGARGLILTGNAREPHEPGPPVVSEEQLRTELGMAFDILDLHEFRFDTAPGVPENFLGWSCLVQKR, from the coding sequence ATGACCGACCACAACGATTGGAACGACCGCTACCGCGAAGGATTTCTCCCCTGGGACACGGGCCGCCCTTCGTCCGAGCTGCAACTCGTGCTCGAGCGTTACGGCATTCGACCCTGCCGTGTTCTCGACGTCGGCTGCGGCACGGGCACGAACAGCGTCTGGCTGGCCCAGCAGGGCTTCGACATTACCGGCATCGACGTGGCGCCGCTCGCCATTGAACAAGCGGAAAAACGTGCCCACGAATCGGGCGTGCAGGTGCGTTTCACCGTGGCCGACGTCTTCGATCTGCCGGAGTTGGGCGCCCCGTTCGAGTTCTTCTTCGATCGAGGCTGTTATCACGCCGTGCGCCGCAACGACCCGAGCAAATATGCCCCCTCGATCGCCGCTCGACTGTCGCTCGGCGCGCGAGGGCTCATCCTGACGGGCAACGCTCGCGAGCCGCACGAGCCAGGCCCACCCGTGGTGAGCGAAGAACAACTCCGCACCGAGCTCGGCATGGCGTTCGACATTCTCGACCTGCACGAATTCCGCTTCGACACGGCCCCCGGCGTGCCAGAAAACTTCCTCGGCTGGTCCTGCCTGGTGCAGAAACGCTAA
- a CDS encoding DEAD/DEAH box helicase family protein, translating into MKIQFDSNQDYQLDAIQAVVDVFDGQPLAQGEYEIRFDAVGGDLLSDLGVGNNLVLDEDRVVQNIQTVQEQNEIQPRARDLSQGMNFSVEMETGTGKTYVYLRSIYELNKTYGFKKFVIVVPSVAIREGVLKNIELTREHFRAIYGNVPLDSWVYDSKQVSRLRGFSNSNQLQILIINIDAFNKDLNVIHQENDKLSGRKPIEFLQATNPIVIVDEPQNMESEQARTAIENLRPLCTLRYSATHKNAYNLLYRLDPVRAYDLKLVKRIEVDAILDEPDFNKPYIEVKSIKATKSAITAKLVIDVDEDGGPKRKTISVSKNGTDLFDKSNERAAYRGYIVNEIDAGNEFIAFGNGVTLYAGQTIGGHTDDVMKAQIQETVKEHFEKELRIHRTQPDGKKMKVLSLFFIDKVANYFPEDGKIRQWFVEAYAEVAARPQYEPLQPPPVEQVHNGYFAVTGKGEAKDTSGKTLADDDAYELIMRDKERLLDREVSLRFIFSHSALREGWDNPNVFQICTLNETKSEVKKRQEIGRGLRLPVREDGTRCFDHTINRLTVVANENYDDFARKLQTEIEEECGVEFEGRIANKRKRRKAMLVPGWRLNSDFQELWNRIQHRTRYAVTYTTTDLITKASTAVGQMPAIKKPKLMALKSRVKITEEGVTGELLAARQLEMEEAEQRTIPDLLGYLQRETELTRKTLAEVLIQSGRLDDVATNPQQFLDHALSALKQTLHQMIVDGIKYEKVNGQIYEMLLFEEKEIESYTARMVDVKNGVYDCVEVESEVEREFAEAMSTRTDIKLIIKLPDWFQVETPIGSYNPDWAIVKQPEGGDAKLYLVRETKSTKEQQKLRPSEWDKIRCGKAHFRALNVDFEEITGAKQV; encoded by the coding sequence ATGAAGATTCAATTCGACAGCAACCAGGACTATCAACTCGACGCCATCCAGGCGGTCGTCGATGTCTTCGACGGCCAACCGCTTGCCCAGGGGGAGTACGAGATTCGCTTCGACGCCGTCGGCGGCGACTTGCTCAGCGACTTGGGCGTCGGCAACAACCTGGTGCTCGACGAGGACCGCGTCGTACAGAACATTCAGACCGTCCAAGAGCAGAATGAGATTCAGCCCCGCGCCCGCGACTTGTCGCAGGGGATGAACTTCTCTGTCGAGATGGAGACCGGCACCGGCAAGACCTATGTCTACTTGCGGAGCATTTACGAACTCAACAAGACCTACGGCTTCAAGAAGTTTGTCATCGTCGTGCCCAGCGTCGCCATTCGCGAGGGCGTACTGAAGAACATCGAATTGACGCGGGAGCACTTCCGGGCCATCTACGGCAACGTGCCGCTCGACTCTTGGGTCTACGACTCCAAGCAAGTCTCGCGGTTACGAGGATTCAGCAATTCGAATCAGCTTCAGATACTCATCATCAACATCGACGCCTTCAACAAAGATTTAAACGTCATCCACCAGGAGAACGACAAGCTATCGGGCCGCAAGCCCATCGAATTCTTGCAGGCCACGAACCCCATCGTCATCGTCGATGAGCCACAGAACATGGAGAGCGAGCAGGCCCGCACCGCCATCGAGAATCTGAGGCCGCTTTGCACGCTGCGATATTCGGCCACCCACAAGAACGCCTACAACCTGCTGTATCGCCTGGACCCGGTGCGGGCCTATGACCTGAAGCTGGTCAAACGCATCGAGGTCGACGCGATTCTCGACGAGCCGGACTTCAATAAGCCCTACATCGAAGTCAAGTCCATCAAGGCGACCAAATCAGCCATCACGGCCAAGCTGGTCATCGACGTGGACGAAGACGGCGGACCGAAACGCAAAACGATTTCGGTCAGCAAGAACGGCACCGACTTGTTCGACAAGTCGAACGAGCGAGCCGCTTATCGCGGCTATATCGTCAACGAGATTGACGCGGGCAACGAATTCATCGCCTTCGGCAACGGCGTCACGCTCTACGCCGGCCAGACCATCGGCGGCCATACTGACGACGTGATGAAGGCCCAGATTCAAGAGACGGTGAAGGAGCACTTCGAGAAGGAATTGCGGATTCACCGCACGCAGCCGGACGGCAAGAAGATGAAGGTGCTGTCGCTGTTTTTCATCGACAAGGTTGCGAACTACTTCCCCGAAGACGGGAAGATTCGCCAATGGTTTGTCGAGGCCTATGCGGAGGTTGCCGCCAGGCCGCAGTATGAACCGCTGCAGCCGCCGCCGGTCGAACAAGTCCACAACGGATACTTTGCCGTGACCGGCAAGGGCGAGGCCAAGGACACCAGCGGCAAGACGTTGGCCGATGACGATGCTTATGAACTCATCATGCGGGACAAGGAGCGACTGCTCGACCGCGAAGTCTCGTTGCGCTTCATCTTCAGCCACTCGGCACTTCGCGAAGGGTGGGACAATCCCAACGTCTTCCAGATTTGCACGCTCAATGAAACGAAGTCGGAAGTGAAGAAGCGGCAGGAGATTGGCCGAGGATTGAGACTCCCCGTCCGCGAAGACGGCACCCGCTGCTTTGACCACACCATCAATCGGTTGACCGTTGTCGCCAACGAGAATTACGACGACTTTGCCCGGAAGCTGCAAACCGAAATCGAAGAAGAATGCGGCGTCGAGTTCGAGGGCCGCATCGCCAATAAGCGGAAACGCCGCAAGGCGATGCTCGTGCCAGGCTGGCGGTTGAATTCAGATTTCCAGGAGCTTTGGAACCGCATTCAGCACCGCACGCGGTACGCCGTCACCTACACGACTACGGACCTTATTACCAAGGCGTCAACCGCAGTGGGCCAAATGCCAGCAATCAAAAAGCCGAAGCTCATGGCTTTGAAATCGCGAGTCAAGATTACCGAAGAAGGGGTTACTGGCGAATTGCTGGCCGCCAGGCAACTCGAAATGGAAGAGGCTGAACAGAGGACCATTCCCGACTTGCTCGGCTACCTTCAACGAGAGACAGAGCTTACCCGCAAGACGCTTGCCGAAGTGCTGATTCAATCCGGTCGGCTGGACGACGTAGCCACCAACCCGCAGCAGTTTCTTGATCATGCCTTATCGGCCCTCAAGCAAACGCTGCACCAGATGATTGTGGATGGCATCAAGTACGAGAAGGTGAACGGCCAGATCTACGAAATGCTGTTGTTCGAGGAGAAGGAGATCGAGAGCTACACCGCGCGGATGGTGGACGTGAAGAATGGCGTTTACGATTGCGTCGAAGTCGAGTCGGAAGTCGAGCGGGAATTTGCCGAGGCCATGAGCACCCGCACCGACATCAAGCTCATCATCAAGCTGCCGGACTGGTTTCAGGTCGAGACGCCCATCGGCAGCTACAACCCGGATTGGGCCATCGTGAAGCAGCCCGAGGGGGGCGACGCCAAGCTCTATTTAGTGCGGGAGACCAAGAGCACCAAGGAGCAGCAGAAGCTCCGCCCAAGCGAGTGGGACAAGATTCGCTGCGGCAAGGCCCACTTCAGGGCGTTGAACGTGGATTTCGAGGAAATCACCGGAGCTAAGCAAGTGTGA
- a CDS encoding GxxExxY protein, which yields MNRGDAETPREDQITGEIIGAAIEVHRELGPGLLESAYEKCLCYELSLRGLQCDRQVPLPVQYKSVRLDCGYKIDIVVEQRVIVELKTVDKLLPIHEAQLITYLRLSGHQLGLLLNFNVPVLKDGLKRLVNNYSPSPASPRLGGSCPP from the coding sequence ATGAACCGCGGAGACGCTGAGACGCCGAGAGAAGACCAGATTACGGGCGAGATCATCGGCGCGGCCATCGAGGTACATCGAGAACTGGGGCCGGGGTTACTCGAATCGGCCTATGAGAAATGCCTGTGCTATGAACTGTCGCTCCGTGGCTTGCAATGCGACCGGCAAGTCCCCCTGCCCGTTCAGTACAAGAGCGTGCGTTTAGATTGCGGATACAAGATCGATATCGTCGTCGAGCAACGAGTCATCGTCGAACTGAAAACCGTGGACAAGCTGCTGCCGATCCACGAAGCTCAATTGATCACCTACCTGAGACTCTCCGGCCACCAGTTGGGGTTGCTTTTGAATTTCAACGTGCCGGTACTCAAAGACGGCCTCAAGCGGCTCGTCAATAACTATTCCCCATCCCCCGCGTCTCCGCGTCTCGGCGGTTCCTGTCCCCCATGA